The proteins below come from a single Zea mays cultivar B73 chromosome 8, Zm-B73-REFERENCE-NAM-5.0, whole genome shotgun sequence genomic window:
- the LOC103636463 gene encoding cytochrome P450 94C1, which yields MVMAAETGAALREAASALASSMQPQVAAVFFVSAACTVALAALLAVLRMRPPWWCACPVCEAYLTASWAGDFDNLCDWYAHLLRTSPAQTVHVHVLRNVLTANPATVDHMLRARFDNYPKGAPFSAILADFLGRGIFNVDGDAWLFQRKLAAAELASPALRAFAVRVVASELRGRLIPLLRSAACASGREGGGGGGGGRVLDLQDVFRRFAFDCICKISFGLDPGCLQLSMPVSSFEDAFDTASTLSARRATAPMHVVWKLKRLLNLGDERRLRDAVHLVDALAAEVIRQRRKLGGAASSGSDLLSRFMGSIDDDKYLRDIVVSFMLAGRDTVASALTAFFLLLSDHPEVAAAIRDEAARVAGDDDDGDGDDGRLTDSAFGKLKGMHYVHAALYESMRLFPPVQFDSKFAAGDDTLPDGTAVAKGTRVTYHAYAMGRMESVWGPDCGEFRPERWLRDGRFVPESPYRYPVFQAGARVCVGKELALMEMKAVIVAVVRGFDIEAVGRSSRRPRFAPGLTATFAGGLPVRVRRRARASGHKRTTRQCDETE from the coding sequence ATGGTCATGGCTGCCGAGACCGGGGCGGCGCTACGTGAAGCCGCGAGCGCCCTGGCGTCCTCGATGCAGCCGCAGGTGGCCGCCGTGTTCTTCGTGTCCGCGGCGTGCACGGTAGCGCTGGCCGCCCTGCTGGCCGTGCTGCGCATGCGGCCGCCGTGGTGGTGCGCGTGCCCCGTGTGCGAGGCGTACCTGACGGCGTCGTGGGCCGGCGACTTCGACAACCTCTGCGACTGGTACGCCCACCTGCTGCGGACCTCGCCGGCGCAGACCGTCCACGTGCACGTGCTCCGGAACGTGCTCACGGCCAACCCGGCCACCGTCGACCACATGCTGCGCGCCCGCTTCGACAACTACCCCAAGGGCGCCCCGTTCTCGGCCATCCTCGCCGACTTCCTCGGCCGCGGGATCTTCAACGTGGACGGGGACGCCTGGCTGTTCCAGCGCAAGCTcgcggcggccgagctggcgtcgCCGGCGCTGCGCGCCTTCGCGGTGCGCGTGGTGGCGTCCGAGCTGCGGGGCCGGCTCATCCCCCTGCTCCGCTCTGCTGCCTGTGCCTCCGGCCGCGAgggtggaggaggaggaggaggaggcagggtcctggacctgcaggacgtgttccgccgcttcgccttcgACTGCATCTGCAAGATCTCCTTCGGCCTCGACCCTGGCTGCCTGCAGCTGTCGATGCCGGTGTCCTCGTTCGAGGACGCCTTCGACACGGCCTCCACGCTCTCCGCCAGGCGCGCCACCGCGCCCATGCACGTCGTCTGGAAGCTGAAGCGCCTGCTCAACTTGGGGGACGAGAGGAGGCTCCGGGACGCGGTGCACCTCGTGGACGCGCTCGCCGCGGAGGTGATCCGGCAGCGGCGCAAGCTCGGGGGCGCCGCCAGCTCGGGCAGCGACCTCCTGTCGCGCTTCATGGGGTCCATCGACGACGACAAGTACCTCCGCGACATCGTGGTCAGCTTCATGCTGGCCGGCCGCGACACCGTGGCCTCGGCGCTGACCGCCTTCTTCCTGCTCCTCTCCGACCACCCGGAGGTCGCGGCCGCCATCCGGGACGAGGCCGCCCGCGTcgccggcgacgacgacgacggcgacggcgacgacggGCGGCTCACGGACTCCGCCTTCGGCAAGCTCAAGGGCATGCACTACGTGCACGCGGCGCTGTACGAGAGCATGCGGCTGTTCCCGCCGGTGCAGTTCGACTCCAAGTTCGCGGCGGGCGACGACACGCTCCCGGACGGCACGGCGGTGGCGAAGGGCACGCGGGTGACCTACCACGCCTACGCCATGGGGCGGATGGAGTCCGTGTGGGGCCCCGACTGCGGCGAGTTCCGGCCCGAGCGGTGGCTCCGGGACGGGCGCTTCGTGCCCGAGAGCCCGTACAGGTACCCCGTGTTCCAGGCCGGCGCGCGCGTGTGCGTGGGCAAGGAGCTGGCCCTGATGGAGATGAAGGCCGTGATCGTGGCCGTGGTCCGGGGCTTCGACATCGAGGCGGTCGGCCGGAGCTCCCGCCGGCCCAGGTTCGCGCCGGGGCTGACCGCCACGTTCGCGGGCGGCCTGCCGGTGCGGGTGCGCCGGCGAGCACGTGCGAGCGGGCACAAGCGCACAACCCGCCAATGTGATGAAACGGaataa